One genomic region from Sphingobacterium multivorum encodes:
- a CDS encoding CcmD family protein — protein MKKITLSIALLLLSTLSTFAQDDVEMATGLRSEGKIYVVVLVMLVIFLGLAFFLFLLDRRISKLEKKNK, from the coding sequence ATGAAAAAAATAACATTGTCAATCGCCTTACTACTCTTATCAACTTTGAGCACATTTGCACAGGATGATGTCGAGATGGCGACTGGATTACGTAGCGAAGGTAAGATCTACGTTGTTGTATTGGTCATGTTGGTCATTTTTCTGGGTTTGGCTTTCTTCCTTTTCTTGCTCGATCGTCGTATCAGCAAATTGGAAAAAAAGAATAAATAG
- the ccsA gene encoding cytochrome c biogenesis protein: protein MRKKWWKILAVMIICAVIINGLLGPVPRLFILHESIRNVYFHVPMWSAMFVMYLVSVIYSIKYLNTGKQEYDLMAIEAVNTGITFCFLGLATGMLWANITWGEPWPNDPKLNGSAIATLMYLAYLVLRNALEEEQKRAKISAVYNIFAFPIIIVLLYILPKMTDSLHPGSGGNAAFGDLKMSSELRPTFYAAMIGWPMIAAWICSLRYRVRLLEKKDLNA from the coding sequence ATGAGAAAAAAATGGTGGAAAATATTAGCGGTAATGATTATCTGTGCGGTCATTATCAATGGTCTTTTGGGACCTGTTCCCCGCCTATTCATCCTTCACGAAAGCATACGCAACGTTTATTTTCATGTCCCAATGTGGTCGGCTATGTTCGTTATGTACCTGGTTTCTGTTATTTATAGTATCAAATACCTCAATACGGGCAAACAGGAGTATGATTTAATGGCCATTGAAGCTGTTAATACCGGAATAACATTTTGTTTTCTTGGACTTGCAACAGGTATGCTTTGGGCAAACATCACCTGGGGAGAGCCTTGGCCAAACGACCCGAAGCTTAATGGTTCTGCCATAGCAACACTGATGTATCTAGCCTATTTGGTGCTCCGCAATGCATTGGAAGAAGAGCAAAAAAGAGCCAAAATATCAGCTGTGTACAATATCTTTGCATTTCCAATTATCATCGTGCTACTTTATATTCTACCAAAGATGACAGACTCTCTTCACCCTGGAAGTGGTGGAAACGCCGCTTTTGGCGATTTAAAAATGAGCAGCGAACTTCGTCCTACATTTTATGCAGCGATGATTGGCTGGCCAATGATTGCAGCATGGATCTGTTCACTTCGCTATAGAGTACGTTTGCTCGAAAAGAAAGATTTGAACGCATAA
- a CDS encoding heme exporter protein CcmB, translated as MTLLQQVKTLILKDIILEWRSKYAINGILLYVVSTVFVCYQAFKSVDTATWNALFWIIMLFASINAINKSFVQENPNRQLYYYSLVDPRAIILAKVIYNMMMMTLLAIIAYFVYSTIFRNPVGDPTLYFISVILGSISFATVFTMISGISSKAGNNSTLMAILSFPAIIPLLIVLIKLSRNAIEGLERASSSKEIIVLLAINIITITISLLLFPYLWRD; from the coding sequence ATGACTTTGCTGCAACAGGTAAAAACTTTAATTCTTAAAGACATCATTCTGGAATGGCGTTCAAAATATGCTATTAACGGAATTCTACTATATGTCGTATCAACTGTTTTCGTTTGCTATCAAGCGTTCAAATCAGTTGATACGGCTACATGGAATGCATTATTTTGGATCATTATGCTCTTCGCTTCGATCAATGCAATCAACAAAAGCTTCGTCCAAGAAAACCCAAACCGGCAACTTTACTACTATTCACTGGTTGATCCCAGAGCGATCATTTTAGCGAAAGTCATTTACAATATGATGATGATGACCCTGCTGGCGATCATTGCGTATTTTGTCTATTCGACGATATTCAGAAACCCTGTCGGTGATCCAACACTTTACTTCATTTCGGTCATCTTAGGCAGCATCAGTTTTGCCACCGTCTTTACCATGATCTCCGGGATCAGCTCCAAAGCGGGCAACAACAGCACCTTAATGGCCATCTTGAGTTTCCCCGCCATTATCCCACTGTTAATCGTATTAATCAAGCTATCCCGCAATGCAATAGAAGGCCTGGAAAGGGCTTCCAGCAGCAAAGAAATAATCGTATTACTTGCAATTAATATAATCACCATCACTATTTCTTTATTGTTATTTCCGTACCTTTGGCGAGATTAA
- a CDS encoding ABC transporter ATP-binding protein — protein MARGFNSGNKQEEDLPKPKLNKELLLRASKLMTYLKPYRFKFGVGMFFLVLSSLAMLAFPALLGAMIDAAQGKQTYPWLAPHVYYIGGIAFIILSFLSVVSFFRIRIFVEIAERTLSTLRKDTYLKLISLPIEFFANRRVGELNSRLSADLSQIQDTLTTTLAEILRQLISLCFGVFLLVWVSPKLALMNLCILPIIVVAAIIFGKFIRELSRQAQDKMAESNSIVQETLLGISNVKAFVNEYFEFNRYSNQMDSVVKLAVKGATFRGAFASFIIFCIFGAVIAVIWYGAALVSIHEMTVGDLTTYILYSMFVAGSMGSFPELYANIQRSLGASERILEILDEPQEHLNVKPTCKEVHKTMTGKLSFNHVSFAYPSRPDIEILKDINFTANAGDKIAIVGPSGTGKSTIASLILQFYTANKGEVYYDDKPASDFELCDIRNQVAIVPQDVLLFGGTIRENIAYGKLDATEDEIIAAAKRANAHQFILNFPESYDTLVGERGVKLSGGQRQRIAIARALLKDPAILILDEATSSLDSESERQVQEALEELMRGRTSIIIAHRLSTIIDADKIIVVENGIVSESGTHVELLQKESGLYQHLYNLQSKQQKIDM, from the coding sequence ATGGCAAGAGGATTCAACAGCGGTAATAAACAAGAAGAAGATCTACCAAAACCAAAATTGAATAAAGAGCTCCTATTAAGAGCATCTAAATTGATGACCTATTTAAAACCTTATCGGTTTAAATTTGGGGTCGGCATGTTTTTCTTGGTATTATCCAGTTTGGCCATGCTCGCCTTTCCGGCTTTGCTCGGTGCGATGATTGATGCTGCGCAAGGCAAGCAAACTTACCCATGGCTTGCACCACATGTTTATTATATCGGTGGAATTGCCTTTATTATTCTGTCTTTTCTATCGGTCGTCTCTTTTTTTCGTATCCGAATTTTTGTTGAGATTGCTGAACGTACGTTATCCACATTACGCAAGGACACTTATCTTAAGCTGATTTCTTTGCCAATTGAATTTTTCGCCAATCGTCGTGTAGGGGAATTAAACAGCCGCTTGTCTGCAGACCTTTCACAAATTCAGGATACGTTAACAACAACATTGGCTGAAATCCTAAGACAGTTGATTAGTCTTTGTTTCGGTGTGTTCCTTTTGGTTTGGGTATCGCCCAAACTTGCCCTCATGAACCTTTGTATTTTACCGATTATCGTTGTGGCGGCCATTATTTTCGGAAAATTCATCCGCGAATTGTCTCGACAAGCTCAGGATAAAATGGCCGAGTCAAACAGTATTGTCCAAGAGACCCTACTGGGAATAAGCAACGTAAAGGCCTTTGTGAATGAGTACTTCGAGTTTAATCGCTACAGCAATCAGATGGATTCAGTGGTAAAATTAGCGGTCAAAGGGGCTACTTTCCGTGGTGCTTTTGCCTCTTTTATTATTTTCTGTATTTTCGGTGCGGTGATTGCTGTCATCTGGTACGGCGCAGCATTGGTTTCTATCCATGAAATGACTGTAGGCGACCTGACTACCTATATCTTGTATTCGATGTTTGTTGCAGGCTCCATGGGCAGTTTCCCCGAACTCTATGCCAATATCCAACGCTCTTTGGGCGCCAGTGAACGGATCTTGGAAATTTTAGATGAGCCCCAAGAACACCTCAATGTAAAACCAACTTGCAAGGAAGTGCACAAGACCATGACCGGAAAACTGAGCTTCAACCATGTTTCCTTTGCCTATCCAAGCCGCCCTGATATTGAAATTCTGAAAGACATCAACTTTACAGCCAATGCTGGCGATAAAATAGCCATCGTTGGACCGAGTGGAACCGGAAAATCAACAATAGCTTCATTGATTCTACAATTCTACACAGCCAATAAAGGGGAAGTATATTACGATGACAAACCGGCATCCGATTTTGAACTTTGCGATATCCGCAACCAGGTCGCTATCGTGCCGCAAGATGTTTTGCTGTTTGGCGGAACAATACGTGAAAATATAGCCTATGGTAAGCTCGATGCCACGGAAGATGAAATAATAGCGGCTGCAAAACGTGCCAACGCACATCAATTTATATTAAATTTCCCCGAAAGCTATGACACCTTAGTTGGTGAACGTGGCGTTAAACTCTCTGGTGGTCAGCGCCAACGGATTGCCATTGCGCGTGCACTATTAAAAGATCCCGCAATCCTTATCTTGGACGAAGCCACTTCTTCCCTAGACTCAGAATCAGAAAGACAAGTGCAGGAGGCGTTGGAAGAATTAATGCGTGGACGCACCTCGATCATTATTGCACACCGACTATCGACCATTATTGATGCCGATAAAATTATCGTTGTCGAAAATGGAATCGTGTCTGAGAGCGGCACGCACGTTGAACTGCTCCAAAAAGAAAGCGGTCTTTATCAGCACCTCTATAATCTGCAATCAAAGCAGCAGAAAATTGATATGTAA
- a CDS encoding SAM hydrolase/SAM-dependent halogenase family protein encodes MAVITLTTDLGHKDFYQAALKGSLLSQLSGANIVDITHEIPAFNIPRAAFVLGNAYHYFPKGTVHIIGINTLFHEESKYIGMKYNDHYFVGADNGIFSLLLNGNEPQELYELNLMQDLRYLHFPLADILSKSACHIAKGGKLKEIGTSMQQLIEKVTLQPIFDKDMIRGNVIYVDAFGNAITNISKDLFNKVQKGRHFVLYFKRNETITNLSWHYNEVGEGEKLCLFGISNYLEIAINKGNASQLLGLHDDDSNVIRIEFKD; translated from the coding sequence ATGGCAGTAATTACATTAACAACAGACTTAGGACACAAAGATTTTTATCAAGCCGCGTTAAAGGGTAGTCTTTTATCGCAATTGTCCGGTGCCAATATTGTTGATATTACCCACGAAATTCCAGCATTCAATATCCCTCGGGCGGCCTTTGTATTAGGCAACGCTTATCATTATTTCCCTAAAGGAACCGTACATATTATCGGCATTAACACCCTGTTTCATGAAGAGTCGAAATATATCGGTATGAAATACAACGATCATTATTTCGTCGGAGCCGACAACGGTATTTTCAGCTTATTGTTGAATGGCAACGAACCACAGGAACTCTATGAGCTCAACTTAATGCAAGACCTTCGGTATCTACACTTTCCGCTCGCAGATATTCTTTCTAAATCCGCCTGTCATATTGCTAAGGGGGGCAAACTGAAAGAAATCGGTACTTCAATGCAACAGCTCATCGAAAAAGTAACTTTGCAGCCCATCTTTGATAAAGACATGATCCGAGGCAACGTCATTTATGTTGATGCTTTTGGTAATGCCATCACCAATATTTCCAAAGATCTTTTCAATAAAGTTCAAAAAGGACGTCATTTCGTCCTTTATTTCAAACGCAATGAAACCATTACCAATCTTTCCTGGCATTACAATGAAGTGGGAGAAGGAGAGAAACTTTGTTTATTTGGCATTTCTAACTACCTTGAAATCGCCATCAATAAAGGTAATGCCAGCCAGCTACTCGGACTTCATGATGACGATTCTAATGTTATTCGTATAGAATTTAAAGATTAA
- a CDS encoding PhoH family protein, whose translation MNELLIALDGLNLPILWGADNEHFDYLKKQFPKLRIVARGSEMKVLGDAKELDLFEQSFKEVMAHLEKFNNITLLDFENLLGASAGSAVQQEKELAAKHAAFGSEPIVYGPNGLIVRARTANQRKMVDSISKNDILFAIGPAGTGKTYTAVALAVRALRNKEIKRIILTRPAVEAGENLGFLPGDLKEKVDPYLRPLYDALDDMIPAEKLKGYLENRTIEVAPLAFMRGRTLDNCFVILDEAQNATDMQLKMFLTRMGPTAKFIVTGDMTQVDLPKKNQSGLSTSIRLLENIEGIDIIHLSGGDVVRHKLVRRILEAYGDI comes from the coding sequence TTGAACGAATTACTAATTGCATTAGATGGTCTGAATTTGCCCATATTATGGGGAGCAGACAATGAGCACTTCGATTATTTGAAGAAGCAATTCCCAAAACTGCGGATTGTAGCTCGCGGGAGTGAAATGAAGGTGTTGGGAGACGCGAAGGAATTGGATCTGTTTGAGCAATCGTTTAAGGAAGTCATGGCTCATCTGGAGAAATTTAACAACATTACTTTATTGGATTTTGAAAATCTCCTTGGCGCAAGTGCAGGTTCTGCTGTTCAGCAGGAAAAAGAACTTGCGGCCAAACATGCAGCCTTTGGATCCGAACCGATCGTGTATGGGCCTAATGGCCTTATTGTACGCGCACGTACGGCCAACCAACGGAAGATGGTGGATAGTATTTCGAAAAATGATATCTTATTTGCTATCGGACCGGCGGGTACAGGAAAGACCTATACGGCGGTTGCATTAGCTGTCAGGGCACTTCGAAATAAAGAAATCAAAAGGATTATTCTAACAAGACCAGCTGTCGAGGCGGGTGAAAACCTCGGTTTTTTACCGGGCGATTTAAAGGAGAAGGTAGACCCCTATTTGAGACCGCTCTATGATGCATTGGACGATATGATTCCAGCAGAAAAGCTAAAAGGTTACCTGGAAAATCGGACTATTGAAGTTGCACCTCTAGCGTTTATGCGTGGACGAACATTGGACAACTGCTTTGTGATTCTGGACGAAGCTCAGAATGCAACGGATATGCAGCTGAAGATGTTTTTGACACGTATGGGGCCAACGGCAAAATTTATCGTTACAGGTGATATGACACAGGTAGATTTACCGAAAAAAAATCAATCTGGATTGTCTACTTCAATTCGCCTATTGGAGAATATCGAAGGAATAGACATTATCCACCTCAGCGGTGGAGATGTGGTTCGCCATAAACTGGTTCGCCGCATCCTCGAAGCGTATGGCGATATTTAA